The genomic region AATTTTGTTCTTTGACATCTTGGGATAAAGAGTTTTCAAAAAGTTGCCTTAAAGGTGTTTTATCTAAAAGAGATACATTCAACACCTGTAAGATTTCATAGGTTGATTGTTTCAACCTCAACTTGCTTTTGATAATTGCTACCATCGTGTAGGTAATGATAGCAATGTAGACTTGTATTTTCACTGCGTTAGCAGAAGTGCCCCAAAAGGATTTTATTTTGAGGTGTTGCTTGATCCATTTGAAAAACAGTTCTATTCTCCATCTATACTTATACAACATAGCGATTTCGATAGCAGGAAGTGTAAGGTTATTGGACAGAAAGACAAACGTTCTGTTTTGCTCAGCATCATAAAATTTTATCCTCCGAAATTGCTTCGGGTAGGATTTGTAAGAGTAATGACCCGTAAGTATTACCCGCTGATCACACATCACGCCTTTCAATTTGTCTGGCTTTGAAGATGATATTCGTTTCAGCTTAGTATTACTCTTGGCCCTGGTGACAAAAAAGGCTTCATGCTGGTCAATAATGTAAAGTCTTTCAAAGTCAACGTAGCCGCGGTCCATGATGTAGTATCCATCAGTTTCGTAAACAAGTTTATCCAATC from Melioribacteraceae bacterium harbors:
- a CDS encoding IS4 family transposase — translated: MNQGKYVFAQAITFLPARIFDRCVRKYQGDKWVKHFTCWNQLLCMMFGQLTNRDSLRDLLVCINAHQPKHYHLGLGKRISRSNLAEANEKRDYRIFEMFAYEMIAEARKCCIPDSDFDLSVQGNVYAFDSTVIDLCLNIFWWATFRKAKAAIKLHTLFDVKTSIPVFIHITAASVHDINGLDKLVYETDGYYIMDRGYVDFERLYIIDQHEAFFVTRAKSNTKLKRISSSKPDKLKGVMCDQRVILTGHYSYKSYPKQFRRIKFYDAEQNRTFVFLSNNLTLPAIEIAMLYKYRWRIELFFKWIKQHLKIKSFWGTSANAVKIQVYIAIITYTMVAIIKSKLRLKQSTYEILQVLNVSLLDKTPLRQLFENSLSQDVKEQN